A window of Anabas testudineus chromosome 7, fAnaTes1.2, whole genome shotgun sequence genomic DNA:
GAAGATATCGATTTCGGATGTGCCtcactttttttaataaatacacgACATCGTTCACACTGTGCATGgaatgctgttgttgtttcttatttctCTCCTGCATGTTTTGTGTAATGTTCATGTTCTTATTTCATACTTTCAGAAGTGCATGACAGGAAATAATCATATGTACCGTATAAGTTGTGTTTGTACAAAATACAATCAATTTATTGTGCCCTGCATGGTTGTGGTAACCTGGATTTACCATTTGTTTTCGGCTAGACCTCGCTCTTACTTCTGTTTGCTTGTGAGcggatgtgttttgtgttaatccACAGTATTCCAGTTCCTCTCGGGGCGGTGTCTTGATTCTATTGCACCGTTCTCATGCTTGAGATCAATCCATCTTGCTAAAATCACTATTGTTCCATAGACTTGATTCCTCCTGAGCGAATATGAATTCAGCCTCAAGCACCCATCTCTAACTCACTTTGTTTGATTTAAGTTTGTTCACATTATTAAATTGTAACAACAGTTTTCTCTGGAACGCTCTTGCAGCTCTAACATCCATGTCATATCCTGTCTGTTCTCAGTCCGACAGCTGTCTAGCTctttcttgtctctctctctctctctttccccttagcctgctgctttgttttctttacactCACAGCTTTGTCTGCTGCTTTGTACATGAGGCGTGCCAAAAAGCCATTAATGCAGTGATCCACCCTTTGCATTCTTGTTGCCTTGTTTTGTTTAAGCAGGGAagtagtttttcttctttgaataAATGTAGAATGTCCTACTTAGTAGACACTGAAGTGAAAATCTCTTTCCTTGCAAGGTCATATTTGCATCACAGATGCTGTCACTGACTGCTACTGTATATTCTGCAGTACCCTCATAAAATGGTGTTGACATCTGCAATGACACCCTCCCTCACTGCTGGGGTGGAGAAGACAGGTGAATACAGATAGACGTCCTGTTAACAGCACAGCTGTCCTTTGTTGCTAGAAACATCTGGTGAAGGTCATTGCTCTGTGTTCTCTGGAGGTGGTGTTGGAGGCAAACTTGTCTCCAACAGCATGTCTTTGCAATGGGTGTGTATGCACCAACAGTACGCATGCCTTCTCAAACATGTCTCAGTGAATCTGTTTCTATCTCATTTATCCCTGTCAGTACAGGCTGTCCTTGgtggtggaggtgtgtgtgatggtggAGTCATCAGGCAGGGAGCCTCGTCGATTAGGTCGTGACCGACAGTGCACAAGGTTCTGCAGCTCTCTGGATATGCTGCTGGAGAAAGCTGTGTATATCCACGGGTTAGTGCACGAGTTCAGACTGGCTAGCAGCATCAGGATGGTGAAGGCTATTCCTGcagaggtcacacacacacaggcagacacatgAGGGGACAAGCGCATAAACAAATGCGAGACAAGTAGGAGAtgcacataataataataataatatgtgcaCATAAATATGTGATACTCAGTCAGTGAGCTTTGGGGGGACTGATAATCACATTGTTCTTGTccctaaaaaaaacattcagaattcataattattgtttttatcttatttacTTCACCAATAGAAACAAGACTGTAAATTTCCCAGAGGGACAAAACCCTAcatgcttcctttttttttatttacagctataaaaagccttttaataacaaaaacatggaCAAACTGCTTTTAGAATAGAAAGATGATGacaatcagctgtgtgtgtttatgtgcgcAGCTGCATGCCAGTGAGGACTCGTTTATGTGAACGCATATTCATTTGTACATGTGAGTACACGTTGTCTATGCATGCGCGTGTCACAGATGATGACAAAATGTCCACATCTGACCGTGTTACAAAATTCAGCAGGGGATGTAAACAGGTTATTTACTCAGTCAGGTGTTAATCTTTAGCTCCAGATCAGAGGACACCCACACACTCCATAGTATCAGCCGCAACTTAAGGCTACACTGGGCATGCTTGCTTCATCACTGGCTGCAAGTAAAGACATCAACAAATTCTGTTTGAGTGCCAAAAAGTACTGAGGCCAGAACTATCACGCAGGGGTTCCTGGTTTTGGATCAAAATAAACTTTGCTTTTGACCTTCTATTTCACTGTTACTACATCTGAGCTGGAGCTTTTCCTCGCTATAATGATTTAGATCATATTCAGACTCAGTAAGATGCATCATCAGCACAGATCAGAGGTTGTTGTCACAAACCGGACTtcattatttagtgtttttgtttagctGTGGAAACAGATAAAGgttgcacatttacagtaattatatGGATAAACTGGGCTAGAGAGGATTACATGTCCTGAAGAAAACAACCTATGTCATTCATCTACAGTGGCTGGAACACACGTCTGTTTTTATTGAGGGTGGACAGCATGCATTAGGAATATTGCTATAGTAGACCAGGACTCTTTGGGACTGACCTTGGTTTGGAGGGTTGGGATCCCAGGCCGCCCACAGCTGGACGATGAAGAATGGTGACCAGCAGATAGTGTAGACCAACACAATGACCAGAGTCATTCTCACTGTCTTGGACATGGCTTTAGTGATGCTTGGAGGTGGAGAGGTTGGAGACTGAGGAGGGGCACGATCAGCAGCGCAGGATGATGAGCCTGAGGCCGGCTCACAGGACGTGTAGGACTCCTGGCAATCTGAgctgttcagtgtttgttgctgtgtgggcgatgttgttgttgtcacaaGTTCACCACGGGAACTGTTATACTGAATGGTGGGTGGTACGTAGTCGTAGCACTCTCTAACTtggctgttgtgtgtgttattgtgagGGTTGTTATTCACGCCCTTTAAGAGCTGTTCTCCTCTCCCGTCTCTTCCCCCTCCTCCAGACACCCTTCTCCCCCTCTCCCTGGCCCgctcttcctcctttttaaaGCTGGGGAAGCAGAAGAGGATTTCATTCTTCTTCATCTCAGCCATCACCATCCTCTCTGACTTCAGGTAGATGTTATTATGAATCTCTCGAAAGATTCTTATCTGAAAAACAGGTATAATTCCAGGATTTAGCATAAAACAAGACATTCTATCACTGAAAGACCTACGTGATGCAGTATTAGAGTTTTTGAGTAATGCAGTACATGCAGGATTCATGTACGTGATGGTTATCTTTGCCCTTTCTAATATTTTTTAGAGTGTGTGTTGGCTTTCTCCACCTCATAAAACAGTATCAGACATGTTTATGCAGCATCACCGCTATTCATCCAATTTCTTACAATCACAAAACCTGCTATAAAATTTTATGGAGCAAAATGATTCTTCATGCTCTCCTGAGAAACCAAAGCAGTAATTTGAAATTAGGTAATAATAGGTGATTCATACTTGTAGCTGTACATAATTTTTAGTTATTGTAAGGTTTGTTTCTGCCaacctttacttttaaaaatagCCTCTGTATATATTAGTAAATTACATGGTATTACATGGCTACTTCCTCCTTCAGAATTGACATACTTGTGTCTTAATACATCTGTGTATTTGAAATTCGATAATGAAAAAAGCTCAGAGATTCTGTTTGGCAGAGATCTCGTACATTCCACTTTGTGGCAGGAGGTTCTCAGAGTGGGCAGATTTTCTGAGCAGCCATCTCAGCAGTGGTCTTCCAAGTGCTGTGTTAATTAGGGGAAATAGCTGGACCCTGGAAATAGCTTTCCCTAAATAGAGCAGCAGGACTGATGGGAGACAGAATGCTGATTCGCCATGGGATGCTACACAACACCAACCGCCGTCTCCCATGGGTTATCAAACAATACACCCTccacaaaacaaagcaacatcTCATTCATGCCACGCGTTTCATTATAGGATAATATTACCTACAGCAAGTAATCCTAGTCAATGCCCATTGTGAAGGGTGCAGAGACTAAGTGTCCAGCCAGAACAACCAGTATTACCTGACAGATGGTAATGATGAGTGCGGGCAGGAGGAAGACAGCCACCGTCATCCAGGTAACGTAAGCCTTTAGCCCCCATGGCTCAGCGAAGTGACCCCAGCACTCAAACTCTCCAGGAGCCACTTCTGAGCGAGAGAAGATGAAAACCTGACAGACCGAACAAAGGCAGGGTGGTCAACACACCCGCAGTCATAACTGTCAGCTTCCTCTTCTATTATCTGAACTGCAGTGACCTCACAGagctaaaaatacacacattttaaattccaCTCTAGAAATCAGGGTGTGAACTCCTGCTGAGTTCTCATTTCCTATCttgccaagtgtgtgtgtgtgtgtgcattgtaaATAGGCAGGCCAAAATATTAGAAACGTCTAATACAATGAACTCCACTATCCACTATAAGCTCAATATCAAACTTGCAGAACTTACAACCTTCAACAGCTACAATAAATAGAATTCATGGCAGAtctgctgtattggattgcattaaattttacaaatgtacctaataaagtggccggtgagtgtatgtgtgagagaaacTTGCTTGCTTGCGTCACTCCCTACCTGAGGTATGCTGAGGACTAGCGCCAGACCCCAGGCCACCATGACAGGAGTGTTCCAGCGGGACATTGCTCCCCCACGGTAGGCCTTCAACGGGCAGCAGATGGCATGATGTCGGTCTACTGTCATGGCAACTATCATGTAAGGGGAGGCAAACATGCCCACAATCTGCAAGTACTTGATACTGCGGCAAAGCCAGTCAGGCCCCTGAAATCTCTCTGTGATGTCCCATATTAGCTGGGGAAGGACCTGGACACACcgattttaaaaagcaacagtTTGTTATATTAATTTGGCTCCTTGCAAGCTTCGCTGGTCACTACTGGGAACTGTGAGGCATTTAACGTACACTAACCTGAAAGAGGCCCACCACCAGGTCAGCCACACACAGGTTCACCATGAACACGTGCATCGGTGCattgtgcttcctcctcctcagcagcaCCCACAGCACAAAGGTGTTTCCCAGGGTTGTGAGAGCCAGCACGATAGAAAGCACTGCGATCTCTGCCCGGGCCAGGCCCAGGTCCCTCACAGGGGGCTTCGGCAGGGTGTGAGGCGTGGTGGAGGAAGTATTCTCGGGGAAGAACCCAAAGACAGACTCCCCGCTGTGAGAAGTGTTGAATGAGTTCAGTTCAGAGACAAACAAGGACGAGGAACTGAAGTTATTCCTTCCTGTGGCGACCAGAGAGGAGAGGGCTAACCCATCCCAGCCTGTTTCCACACTGATGCTTTCCATTCCTGAAAGACAAGGAAAGTGTTAATGtggaaaagcaaataaaatctgttgCTGTGTGCGGTTTGTTTAGATGATGCCCTGTGCAAAATTGTCACCAGGAGTCAAAGTGGTGCAGGGTCACAAGACTCGTCTATTCTCAGATTTTAATGACCAGAGATCTTatcaacaaacatttttcttgttcTGAATTATCACTATCATGCATGAAATTGCCCTAACATTCGTCAGCTGAAgactctttgtttttgtattttcccTGTCGTAACGCTAAGAATCCAAACCAAAACACTCGGGCCTTTGATGTAAGAGATGTAATACAGTGATTAATAATAGGCCCTCTTTGTTTTTGGTTCATCTGTGGCATGTTGACATCACACTTTATATCTTCCTTTATGCAATATTATGAAATGCGATAGTAGAGTAATAAAAGCTGCACGCTGTACCGATCATGTGTTTTTTGGTGCTGTCTGCAAGTTACCCAGTTTTTTAATAAACCatgagtgtgtctgtttgtccagTCAATGTTTCCAGTTCTATTTGATGCAAGTCCAGCAcggtttattttctttttcatacttTCTCAAGGTTGACCTTCTCTCTCCCACCAATCTTATTCCTTCACCTCTGC
This region includes:
- the LOC113167677 gene encoding vasopressin V2 receptor-like isoform X2, giving the protein MESISVETGWDGLALSSLVATGRNNFSSSSLFVSELNSFNTSHSGESVFGFFPENTSSTTPHTLPKPPVRDLGLARAEIAVLSIVLALTTLGNTFVLWVLLRRRKHNAPMHVFMVNLCVADLVVGLFQVLPQLIWDITERFQGPDWLCRSIKYLQIVGMFASPYMIVAMTVDRHHAICCPLKAYRGGAMSRWNTPVMVAWGLALVLSIPQVFIFSRSEVAPGEFECWGHFAEPWGLKAYVTWMTVAVFLLPALIITICQIRIFREIHNNIYLKSERMVMAEMKKNEILFCFPSFKKEEERARERGRRVSGGGGRDGRGEQLLKGVNNNPHNNTHNSQVRECYDYVPPTIQYNSSRGELVTTTTSPTQQQTLNSSDCQESYTSCEPASGSSSCAADRAPPQSPTSPPPSITKAMSKTVRMTLVIVLVYTICWSPFFIVQLWAAWDPNPPNQGIAFTILMLLASLNSCTNPWIYTAFSSSISRELQNLVHCRSRPNRRGSLPDDSTITHTSTTKDSLY
- the LOC113167677 gene encoding vasopressin V2 receptor-like isoform X1 — encoded protein: MCSAVLSHTPTRMESISVETGWDGLALSSLVATGRNNFSSSSLFVSELNSFNTSHSGESVFGFFPENTSSTTPHTLPKPPVRDLGLARAEIAVLSIVLALTTLGNTFVLWVLLRRRKHNAPMHVFMVNLCVADLVVGLFQVLPQLIWDITERFQGPDWLCRSIKYLQIVGMFASPYMIVAMTVDRHHAICCPLKAYRGGAMSRWNTPVMVAWGLALVLSIPQVFIFSRSEVAPGEFECWGHFAEPWGLKAYVTWMTVAVFLLPALIITICQIRIFREIHNNIYLKSERMVMAEMKKNEILFCFPSFKKEEERARERGRRVSGGGGRDGRGEQLLKGVNNNPHNNTHNSQVRECYDYVPPTIQYNSSRGELVTTTTSPTQQQTLNSSDCQESYTSCEPASGSSSCAADRAPPQSPTSPPPSITKAMSKTVRMTLVIVLVYTICWSPFFIVQLWAAWDPNPPNQGIAFTILMLLASLNSCTNPWIYTAFSSSISRELQNLVHCRSRPNRRGSLPDDSTITHTSTTKDSLY